In Candidatus Kaistella beijingensis, a genomic segment contains:
- the alaS gene encoding alanine--tRNA ligase — MTSQQIRQQFLDFFKEKGHQIVPSAPIVLKDDPTLMFSNSGMTQFKDFFLGYKEPSNVRIADTQKCLRVSGKHNDLDDVGRDTYHHTMFEMLGNWSFGDYFKKEAIDFAWELLTEVYKIPKENLYVTIFEGDASENLERDQDAYHFWKSHIHESRIINGNKKDNFWEMGESGPCGPCSEIHVDLRSEEEKAKVSGLDLVNNDHPQVVEIWNLVFMEFLRKADGSLEKLPKQNVDTGMGFERLCMALQGKKSNYDTDVFTPLIAKVEELSGKKYTGILEDEKDIAIRVVVDHIRAVAFAIADGQLPSNGGAGYVIRRILRRAISYSYRFLGMKEPFLYQLVAVLKNEMGQFFPELIKQEKLVTEVIKEEESSFLKTIEHGLKRIDLIINETISKNEKTLPGTEVFELYDTYGFPADLSRIIAEEKGLTVDEKGFDEEMEKQKQRSKKSSASKVHDWVILEEKPETFVGYDQTETETYITRYRKIENKDGEFYQIVLAKSPFYPEGGGQIGDKGILIPSYTEGFDISNPSVFDITNCSDIIEVLDTKKENNLIISLIKDLPKDAGAVFYAKVNHSERKNTQANHSVTHLLHEALRDVLGTHVEQKGSFVGPDYLRFDFSHFSKMSEDELKLVEDQVNAKIKENISLQEFRDLPIAEATEKGAMMLFGEKYGDHVRMIQFGSSKELCGGTHVKSTGEIGHFKIQTESSTAAGIRRIEAISGDKSSEYFKNLEAQLKEISSLLKSKDLTKSVERLIEENQSLKSEIESLKKEKAKGETANWKNDFQESGDKNLLVKKVSLDAGSVKDIVFQLKKEIPNSVTVIISDADQKPMITVGVSADLESKYHAGNIVKELAAAIQGGGGGNPGFATAGGKNLDGIDAAVKKAMEL; from the coding sequence ATGACTTCACAACAGATACGCCAACAGTTTTTAGATTTTTTCAAAGAAAAAGGACACCAAATTGTTCCTTCCGCACCAATTGTTCTGAAAGACGATCCCACTTTGATGTTCTCCAATTCGGGAATGACGCAGTTCAAGGATTTCTTTCTGGGCTACAAAGAACCATCGAATGTAAGAATTGCCGACACTCAAAAATGTTTGAGAGTTTCCGGGAAACACAATGATTTGGACGATGTTGGTCGCGACACGTATCACCACACGATGTTCGAAATGTTGGGAAACTGGTCTTTTGGAGACTATTTCAAAAAAGAGGCGATTGATTTTGCGTGGGAACTGCTGACCGAAGTCTATAAAATCCCAAAAGAAAACCTTTATGTGACCATTTTTGAAGGTGATGCTTCCGAAAATTTGGAACGTGACCAAGACGCTTACCATTTTTGGAAATCCCATATTCACGAGAGCAGAATCATCAACGGAAATAAAAAGGACAATTTCTGGGAAATGGGCGAAAGCGGACCGTGCGGACCTTGCTCCGAAATTCACGTGGATTTGCGTTCGGAGGAAGAAAAAGCAAAAGTTTCTGGTTTAGATTTGGTGAACAACGACCATCCGCAAGTCGTGGAAATCTGGAACCTCGTTTTCATGGAATTTTTAAGAAAAGCCGACGGAAGTTTAGAAAAATTACCGAAGCAAAATGTTGATACCGGAATGGGTTTCGAACGTTTGTGTATGGCTTTGCAAGGAAAAAAATCAAATTATGATACCGATGTTTTCACGCCTTTAATTGCCAAAGTGGAAGAACTTTCCGGTAAAAAATATACCGGAATTTTAGAAGACGAAAAAGATATTGCAATTCGTGTTGTGGTGGATCACATTCGTGCGGTGGCGTTTGCAATTGCTGACGGACAACTCCCTTCCAACGGCGGTGCAGGTTACGTGATTAGAAGAATTTTGAGAAGAGCGATTTCGTATTCTTACCGATTTTTGGGAATGAAAGAACCATTCCTTTATCAGTTGGTTGCCGTTTTGAAAAACGAAATGGGACAGTTCTTCCCGGAACTCATCAAACAGGAAAAATTGGTTACCGAAGTGATTAAGGAAGAAGAATCTTCATTCCTTAAAACCATTGAACACGGTTTGAAAAGAATCGATCTAATCATCAACGAAACCATTTCCAAGAACGAGAAAACGCTTCCCGGAACGGAAGTTTTCGAGCTTTACGATACTTACGGATTTCCTGCCGATTTATCAAGAATTATTGCAGAGGAAAAAGGTTTAACCGTAGATGAAAAAGGATTTGATGAAGAAATGGAAAAGCAAAAGCAGCGTTCCAAAAAATCATCCGCGTCCAAAGTTCACGATTGGGTAATCTTAGAGGAAAAACCTGAAACTTTCGTGGGTTACGACCAAACGGAAACAGAAACTTATATTACCCGTTACAGAAAAATAGAAAACAAAGACGGCGAGTTCTATCAAATCGTTTTGGCGAAATCTCCGTTTTATCCGGAAGGTGGTGGTCAAATTGGCGATAAGGGAATTTTAATTCCAAGTTATACGGAAGGTTTTGATATTTCCAACCCAAGTGTTTTTGACATCACAAATTGTTCGGACATCATCGAAGTTTTGGATACCAAAAAAGAAAACAACCTGATCATTTCATTAATCAAAGATTTGCCGAAAGATGCAGGTGCGGTATTCTACGCGAAAGTTAATCATTCCGAAAGAAAAAATACACAGGCAAATCACTCGGTGACGCACCTTTTACATGAAGCGTTGCGTGACGTTTTGGGAACTCACGTGGAGCAGAAAGGCTCTTTTGTGGGACCGGATTACCTTCGTTTCGATTTCTCACACTTCTCGAAAATGAGTGAAGATGAATTGAAACTGGTAGAGGATCAGGTAAATGCTAAAATCAAGGAAAATATTTCACTGCAGGAATTCCGTGACCTTCCAATCGCGGAAGCAACGGAAAAAGGGGCGATGATGCTCTTCGGTGAAAAATATGGTGACCACGTTCGAATGATTCAGTTTGGTAGTTCTAAAGAATTGTGTGGCGGAACCCACGTAAAATCAACGGGGGAAATCGGTCATTTCAAAATTCAGACAGAAAGTTCAACTGCGGCGGGAATTCGCAGAATCGAAGCGATTTCCGGTGATAAATCTTCGGAATACTTTAAAAATTTGGAAGCACAGCTGAAAGAAATTTCCTCCTTATTAAAGTCGAAAGATTTGACAAAATCTGTCGAAAGATTAATCGAAGAAAACCAATCCCTAAAATCCGAAATAGAATCCCTTAAAAAAGAAAAAGCAAAAGGAGAAACTGCCAACTGGAAAAACGACTTCCAAGAAAGCGGCGATAAAAATCTTTTGGTGAAAAAAGTTTCTTTGGACGCAGGTTCTGTAAAAGATATCGTGTTTCAACTGAAGAAAGAAATTCCGAATTCTGTGACGGTTATTATTTCTGATGCAGACCAAAAACCCATGATCACCGTGGGAGTTTCCGCAGATTTGGAATCGAAATACCACGCCGGAAATATCGTGAAAGAATTGGCTGCAGCAATCCAGGGTGGAGGAGGAGGAAACCCGGGTTTCGCCACTGCGGGCGGTAAAAATCTAGACGGAATTGATGCCGCTGTAAAAAAAGCGATGGAGCTGTAA